One genomic window of Candidatus Nitrospira inopinata includes the following:
- a CDS encoding AtpZ/AtpI family protein: MATGASGAWGVGGLTVKDQERLKHEVERDVERLRDAERSKRTLLAQTVYLGTVGLLFAVPIVAGAYIGRWIDGMVEGYSIRWTISLILLGVGVGAVNVYLLLVKE, encoded by the coding sequence ATGGCAACTGGGGCGTCGGGGGCATGGGGCGTCGGGGGTCTGACGGTGAAGGACCAGGAACGGCTGAAACATGAAGTCGAGCGGGACGTCGAACGTCTCCGCGACGCCGAGCGCAGCAAGCGGACGTTGCTGGCCCAGACCGTGTACCTGGGAACCGTCGGGCTGCTGTTCGCCGTGCCGATTGTGGCCGGCGCCTACATCGGCCGCTGGATCGACGGGATGGTCGAGGGGTACTCCATCCGCTGGACTATCAGTCTGATCCTGCTCGGCGTCGGGGTCGGCGCCGTCAACGTCTATCTGTTGCTGGTGAAAGAATAG